One genomic segment of Heptranchias perlo isolate sHepPer1 chromosome 3, sHepPer1.hap1, whole genome shotgun sequence includes these proteins:
- the LOC137307904 gene encoding histone H2B 1/2-like, whose protein sequence is MPEDKKAAPKKGAKKTLNKAPAKGGKKRRKSRKESYSIYIYKVMKQVHPDTGISSKAMGIMNSFVNDIFERIAGEASRLAHYNKRATISSREIQTAVRLLLPGELAKHAVSEGTKAVTKYTSSK, encoded by the coding sequence atgcctgaggacaagaaagcagctcccaagaagggcgccaagaaaaccctgaataaagcaccagccaagggcgggaagaagcggagaaagtcgaggaaggagagttattccatctacatctacaaagtgatgaagcaggttcaccccgacaccggcatctcctccaaggccatgggcatcatgaactcctttgtgaacgatattttcgagcgcatcgcgggtgaggcttcccgcctggcccattacaacaagcgggcgaccatcagttcccgggagatccagaccgccgtgcgcctgctgctgcccggagaactggccaagcacgccgtgtcggaagggacaaaggcggtgaccaagtacaccagctccaagtaa